In bacterium, a single genomic region encodes these proteins:
- a CDS encoding NADP oxidoreductase, translating into MPKPKIATCSLAGCFGCHMSVLDIDERILKLAELVEFDKSPINDIKNFTGECLVGLIEGGCCNSENVEVLRSFRKNCKILISVGECAIMGGLPSMRNGIPLKECLDEAYLNGPSVVDGQIPNDPELPLILDRVYPCHEVVKIDYFLPGCPPRADLIWNALVALLTGQPADLPYEVIKYD; encoded by the coding sequence ATGCCTAAACCCAAAATCGCCACATGTTCGCTTGCCGGCTGCTTCGGCTGCCACATGTCGGTGCTCGACATCGATGAGCGCATCCTCAAGCTCGCCGAGCTGGTCGAGTTCGACAAAAGCCCGATCAACGACATCAAGAATTTCACCGGCGAATGCCTTGTCGGACTGATCGAGGGCGGTTGCTGCAACTCCGAGAACGTGGAAGTGCTGCGTTCTTTCCGCAAGAACTGCAAGATTCTTATCTCGGTGGGAGAGTGTGCAATCATGGGCGGCCTGCCCTCGATGCGCAACGGCATCCCGCTCAAGGAATGCCTGGACGAGGCCTACCTGAACGGCCCCAGCGTGGTGGACGGGCAGATACCGAACGACCCCGAGCTGCCGCTGATCCTGGACCGGGTCTACCCCTGCCACGAGGTGGTCAAGATCGACTACTTCCTGCCGGGCTGCCCGCCCCGGGCCGACCTGATCTGGAACGCCCTGGTCGCTCTGCTGACCGGCCAGCCGGCCGACCTGCCCTACGAGGTTATCAAGTACGACTGA
- a CDS encoding 2Fe-2S iron-sulfur cluster-binding protein, with protein sequence MSDKLGFTIDGKECEADKGRSILEAAADNGVYIPHLCFMKKLRPVGSCRVCTIKANGRNAAACTTPLADGMVIENNTDELNDLRRAIIEMLFAEGNHFCPSCERSGSCELQALAYRLNIMAPRFPYMFPLRKLDATHKSIFIDGNRCIQCGRCVRAASELDGKEILGFIGRGGKVRVKASSTRGLAGVDISPNDECVKACPVGSIIVKETAYRVPIGQRQYDATPIGADVESGKA encoded by the coding sequence ATGAGCGATAAACTGGGATTCACCATAGACGGCAAAGAGTGCGAGGCCGACAAGGGCCGCTCGATCCTCGAGGCGGCCGCGGACAACGGGGTCTACATCCCCCACCTCTGCTTCATGAAAAAGCTGCGTCCGGTCGGGAGCTGCCGGGTCTGCACGATCAAGGCCAACGGCCGCAACGCCGCCGCCTGCACCACCCCCCTGGCCGATGGCATGGTGATCGAGAACAACACCGACGAGCTGAACGACCTGCGCCGGGCGATCATCGAGATGCTTTTCGCCGAGGGCAACCATTTCTGCCCCTCCTGCGAGCGCAGCGGCTCCTGTGAGCTTCAGGCCCTGGCCTACCGCCTGAACATCATGGCCCCGCGTTTCCCCTACATGTTCCCGCTGCGTAAGCTGGACGCCACGCACAAGTCGATATTCATCGACGGGAACCGCTGCATCCAGTGCGGACGCTGCGTGCGCGCGGCCAGCGAGCTGGACGGCAAGGAAATCCTGGGCTTCATCGGCCGTGGTGGCAAGGTGCGGGTCAAGGCCAGCAGCACCAGGGGCCTGGCCGGCGTGGACATCTCGCCGAACGACGAGTGTGTCAAGGCCTGCCCGGTCGGGTCGATCATCGTCAAGGAAACCGCCTACCGCGTTCCCATCGGCCAGCGCCAGTACGACGCCACGCCGATCGGAGCGGATGTCGAGTCCGGCAAGGCCTGA
- a CDS encoding NAD(P)H-dependent oxidoreductase subunit E — protein MQDLDPKVLAGEIKAIAETEDNKRTRLINVVRKVQSAYGRVSEQMIDMIAQTLEISRIEVEGVVSFYHFLSEKSTGRVPIYLNNSAVSEMMGFEEVKKAFEESAGIAFGQVTADGLISLSETSCIGMSDQEPAALIAGKPFVNLNAAKARKIVAGIKAGKSVQALVDEMGLGDGNNAHPLIRSMVNNNLRKKGPVLFGAMAKGAALRKAVAMTPQEVIEQVKAAKLRGRGGAGFPTGMKWEFCSRSKGSRRYVFCNADEGEPGTFTDRVLLTENPDLVFEGMTLAGYAIGSPKGILYLRQEYQYLQPFLEDVLAQRRKEGLLGKDVAGKAGFDFEIRIQIGAGAYICGEESALINSTEGKRGEPRDRPPFPVQEGYKGQPTLVNNVETLAACARIVEMGPQWFIDQGTNVSSGTKLLSISGDCKRPGVYELPMGITIRMILSIVGADDALAVQVGGPSGSCIGDKDFDRKICFDDMPTGGALMIIGPQRDLLKVVHNFMRFFVEESCGWCVPCRVGNQMLESKLRKIFEGHGTRKDLDDLADWGRIIKSASRCGLGQTSPNPILTTLTNFRSRYEELIKEDEYLTGFDLEAAVADACDATGRTLNLA, from the coding sequence ATGCAGGACCTGGACCCCAAAGTACTGGCCGGCGAGATAAAGGCGATCGCCGAGACCGAGGACAACAAGCGGACGCGCCTGATCAACGTGGTGCGCAAAGTGCAGTCCGCCTACGGCCGGGTCTCGGAACAGATGATCGACATGATCGCCCAGACGCTCGAAATCTCGCGGATTGAAGTGGAAGGCGTGGTGTCATTCTACCATTTCCTGAGCGAAAAAAGCACCGGACGCGTGCCGATCTACCTGAACAACAGCGCGGTCTCGGAAATGATGGGTTTCGAGGAGGTGAAGAAGGCGTTCGAGGAATCGGCCGGGATCGCTTTCGGCCAGGTGACCGCGGACGGCCTGATCTCGCTGAGCGAGACCTCCTGTATCGGGATGAGCGACCAGGAACCGGCCGCCCTGATCGCCGGCAAGCCCTTTGTCAACCTGAACGCCGCCAAGGCCCGCAAGATCGTGGCCGGGATCAAGGCCGGCAAGAGCGTGCAGGCGCTGGTGGACGAGATGGGCCTGGGCGACGGGAACAACGCCCACCCGCTGATCCGCTCCATGGTGAACAACAACCTGCGCAAAAAAGGCCCGGTCCTGTTCGGCGCCATGGCCAAGGGCGCGGCCCTGCGCAAAGCGGTCGCCATGACCCCGCAGGAGGTGATCGAGCAGGTCAAGGCCGCCAAGCTGCGCGGCCGCGGCGGCGCCGGGTTCCCCACCGGCATGAAATGGGAATTCTGCTCGCGCTCCAAGGGCTCGCGCCGCTACGTGTTCTGCAATGCGGACGAGGGTGAGCCCGGCACGTTCACCGACCGGGTGCTCCTGACCGAGAACCCCGATCTGGTGTTCGAGGGCATGACCCTGGCCGGCTACGCCATCGGCTCGCCCAAGGGCATCCTCTACCTGCGCCAAGAATATCAGTACTTGCAGCCTTTCCTGGAGGACGTGCTCGCGCAGCGCCGCAAAGAGGGTCTGCTGGGCAAGGACGTGGCCGGAAAGGCCGGGTTCGATTTCGAGATCCGTATCCAGATCGGAGCCGGGGCCTACATCTGCGGCGAGGAATCCGCCCTGATCAACTCCACCGAGGGCAAGCGCGGCGAACCCCGCGACCGGCCGCCGTTCCCGGTCCAGGAGGGCTACAAGGGCCAGCCGACCCTGGTCAACAATGTGGAGACCCTGGCCGCCTGCGCCCGGATTGTCGAGATGGGGCCGCAGTGGTTCATAGACCAGGGGACGAACGTTTCCTCCGGCACCAAGCTGCTCTCGATATCGGGCGACTGCAAGCGCCCGGGCGTGTACGAGTTGCCCATGGGCATCACGATCCGCATGATCCTCTCGATCGTGGGCGCCGATGACGCGCTGGCCGTGCAGGTAGGCGGACCCAGCGGCTCCTGTATCGGGGACAAGGATTTCGACCGCAAGATATGTTTCGACGACATGCCCACCGGCGGCGCGCTGATGATCATCGGCCCGCAGCGTGACCTGCTGAAGGTGGTCCACAATTTCATGCGCTTCTTCGTCGAGGAGTCCTGCGGCTGGTGCGTGCCCTGCCGGGTGGGCAACCAGATGCTGGAGTCCAAGCTGCGCAAGATTTTCGAGGGCCACGGCACGCGCAAGGACCTGGACGACCTGGCCGACTGGGGCAGGATAATCAAGAGCGCCAGCCGTTGCGGACTGGGCCAGACCTCGCCCAACCCGATCCTGACCACCCTGACCAATTTCCGCAGCCGCTATGAGGAGTTGATCAAGGAAGACGAATATCTGACCGGCTTCGACCTGGAAGCCGCCGTAGCCGACGCCTGCGACGCCACCGGCCGAACCCTTAACCTGGCGTAG
- the icd gene encoding isocitrate dehydrogenase (NADP(+)), with product MTKIDISAPAGAEAIKAKPDGALAVPDHPVIPFIEGDGTGPDIWAASVRVFDAAVEKAYGGRRKIHWLEIYAGEKAFNRFNNWLPEETLDAVRRYLVAIKGPLTTPIGGGFRSLNVTLRQKLDLYACVRPVRWFNGVPSPVKHPEKVDMVIFRENTEDVYAGIEWAEGSPEAKKVIDFLNGQMGCSIRPDSGIGVKPISETGTKRLVRKAIRYAIDNRRRSVTLVHKGNIMKYTEGAFRDWGYQVAREEFGAQTITEAELWDTFGGKAPAGKVVIKDRIADAMLQQVLTRPDEYDILALPNLNGDYISDALVAQVGGLGMGPGANIGDTMAFFEATHGTAPKYAGQDKVNPGSVILSGVLMFDYLGWQEAGQMITQAIDRTIEARTVTYDLERQMEGAHLLSCSQFGSALIKNMG from the coding sequence ATGACCAAGATCGACATCTCAGCCCCGGCCGGAGCGGAGGCCATAAAAGCCAAGCCGGACGGCGCCCTGGCCGTGCCGGACCATCCGGTCATCCCGTTCATCGAGGGCGACGGCACCGGGCCGGATATCTGGGCCGCCTCGGTCCGGGTGTTCGACGCCGCGGTGGAGAAAGCCTACGGCGGCAGGCGCAAGATCCACTGGCTCGAAATCTATGCCGGCGAGAAAGCGTTCAACCGCTTCAACAACTGGCTGCCCGAGGAGACCCTCGACGCCGTGCGTCGCTACCTGGTGGCGATCAAGGGCCCGCTGACCACACCGATAGGCGGCGGTTTCAGAAGCCTCAACGTCACGCTGCGCCAGAAGCTCGACCTCTACGCCTGCGTGCGCCCGGTGCGCTGGTTCAACGGTGTGCCCAGCCCGGTCAAGCACCCGGAAAAAGTGGACATGGTGATTTTCCGCGAGAACACCGAGGATGTCTACGCCGGAATCGAGTGGGCCGAGGGCAGCCCCGAGGCAAAGAAGGTGATCGATTTCCTCAACGGCCAGATGGGCTGCTCGATCCGCCCTGACAGCGGTATCGGGGTCAAGCCGATCAGTGAGACCGGCACCAAACGCTTGGTGCGCAAGGCGATCCGCTACGCGATTGACAACAGGCGCCGCAGCGTGACCCTGGTGCACAAGGGCAATATCATGAAATACACCGAGGGTGCGTTCCGCGACTGGGGTTATCAAGTAGCGCGCGAGGAGTTCGGCGCGCAGACAATCACCGAGGCCGAGCTGTGGGACACCTTCGGCGGCAAGGCCCCGGCGGGCAAGGTGGTGATCAAGGACCGCATCGCGGACGCCATGCTGCAGCAGGTCCTAACCCGGCCGGATGAGTATGACATCCTGGCCCTGCCCAACCTCAACGGCGACTACATCAGCGACGCCCTGGTGGCGCAGGTGGGCGGCCTGGGCATGGGCCCCGGGGCCAACATCGGAGATACGATGGCGTTCTTCGAGGCCACCCACGGCACCGCGCCCAAGTACGCGGGCCAGGACAAGGTCAACCCCGGCTCGGTTATCCTGAGCGGAGTGCTGATGTTCGACTACCTGGGCTGGCAGGAGGCCGGGCAGATGATCACCCAGGCCATCGACCGTACCATCGAGGCGCGCACGGTGACCTACGACCTGGAGCGCCAGATGGAGGGCGCCCACCTTCTCAGTTGCAGCCAGTTCGGCTCGGCCCTGATCAAGAACATGGGTTGA
- the obgE gene encoding GTPase ObgE, translating to MFVDRAEISVRAGEGGKGMIAFRKEKYNPRGGPSGGTGGRGGNIWFLADEDMSTLMDFRYRREYHAPRGENGGPNDCTGHNGEDVVVRVPVGTVLRDAETGRLVADLTEKGQKVLVAEGGRGGRGNASFANPTRQAPDFAEDGRPGQECTLQLELKLIADVGLVGFPNAGKSTLLSRVSEAHPKIADYPFTTLTPNLGVVRTDTDSFVMADIPGLIEGAHEGRGLGLEFLRHVERTLVLVFMIDVSAEEPEKQYEILERELEGYSSEMTHKPRCLVFTKLDLMPADQPPPRIDDPALFLQTGISAVSGRGLADFTRDLMRKVLEVRRQAAASVRDDF from the coding sequence ATGTTCGTAGACCGGGCCGAAATATCGGTGCGCGCGGGCGAGGGCGGCAAGGGGATGATCGCGTTCCGCAAGGAAAAATACAACCCCAGGGGCGGACCCTCCGGCGGCACAGGTGGCCGCGGTGGGAACATCTGGTTCCTGGCGGATGAGGACATGTCCACCCTGATGGATTTCCGCTACCGGCGCGAGTACCACGCCCCGCGCGGCGAGAACGGCGGTCCCAACGACTGCACCGGCCACAACGGAGAGGACGTGGTGGTGCGGGTGCCAGTGGGCACTGTGCTGCGCGATGCCGAGACCGGCCGGCTGGTGGCCGACCTGACCGAGAAAGGCCAGAAAGTCCTGGTGGCCGAGGGTGGACGTGGCGGGCGGGGCAACGCCTCTTTCGCCAACCCCACGCGCCAGGCCCCGGATTTCGCCGAGGACGGACGTCCGGGCCAGGAGTGCACGCTTCAGCTCGAGCTCAAGCTGATCGCGGATGTCGGCCTGGTCGGGTTCCCCAACGCGGGCAAGTCCACCCTGCTGAGCCGGGTCTCCGAGGCGCACCCCAAGATCGCCGACTACCCGTTCACCACGCTGACCCCGAATCTGGGGGTGGTGCGCACGGACACGGACTCGTTCGTGATGGCCGACATTCCCGGCCTGATCGAGGGCGCGCACGAGGGCCGCGGCCTGGGCCTGGAGTTCCTGCGCCACGTGGAGCGCACCCTGGTGCTGGTGTTCATGATCGATGTCTCGGCCGAGGAGCCGGAGAAACAATACGAAATTCTGGAACGCGAGCTGGAGGGGTACTCCTCCGAGATGACCCACAAGCCGCGCTGCCTGGTGTTCACCAAGCTGGACCTTATGCCCGCGGACCAGCCGCCGCCCAGGATCGATGACCCGGCCCTGTTCCTCCAGACAGGGATCAGCGCGGTCAGCGGGCGCGGCCTGGCCGATTTCACCCGCGACCTGATGCGCAAGGTCCTGGAGGTCCGCCGTCAGGCCGCCGCCTCTGTCCGCGATGATTTCTGA
- the dprA gene encoding DNA-processing protein DprA, producing the protein MSLPEVDTLRDMLRLLFVPGLGAVRLRRLLEAFGGPAAAVAADFESLRRVPGLAAGPELEFLARKSWNERAVEAQLERLDKSGAQVIFYWQENYPAYLAQIYDPPVLLFALGALDCLNRPCVAVVGTRSPSLYGSENARDLSGALARAGFTVVSGLARGIDSLAHAAALDNGGLTAAVLGSGVDNLYPPENEPLVERMLEHGSVVLSEYPLGTPPDGRNFPRRNRIISGLSRGVLVVEAGERSGALITAEYALDQGREVFAVPGDVARGLSHGANRLIKQGATLVQSVDDILEELGGAPVPSRQTDGQPELPGLGPCLSREERRVFDCLDRQPQHVDELAERSGVEVSQLLGLLLQLQMKRLVREHPGKLYSLG; encoded by the coding sequence ATGAGCCTGCCCGAAGTCGATACCCTGCGCGACATGCTGCGCCTGCTGTTCGTGCCGGGCCTCGGCGCGGTGCGCCTTCGCCGCCTGCTCGAGGCTTTCGGCGGGCCCGCGGCGGCGGTGGCGGCGGATTTCGAGTCCCTGCGGCGCGTGCCGGGTCTGGCCGCCGGGCCGGAGCTGGAGTTCCTGGCGCGGAAGAGTTGGAACGAGCGGGCGGTGGAGGCCCAGCTCGAGCGGCTCGACAAGTCCGGCGCGCAGGTGATTTTCTACTGGCAGGAGAACTACCCGGCCTACCTGGCCCAGATTTACGATCCTCCTGTGCTGCTGTTCGCGCTGGGGGCCCTGGACTGCCTCAACCGTCCCTGCGTGGCCGTGGTGGGCACCCGCTCGCCCAGCCTTTACGGCAGCGAGAACGCGCGTGATCTGTCCGGGGCGTTGGCCCGGGCCGGGTTCACCGTGGTGAGCGGCCTGGCCCGCGGGATCGACAGCCTGGCCCACGCCGCCGCCCTGGACAACGGTGGCCTCACGGCGGCTGTGCTGGGCAGCGGGGTCGATAACCTCTACCCGCCCGAGAACGAACCGCTGGTGGAGCGCATGCTGGAGCACGGCTCGGTTGTGCTGAGCGAGTACCCCCTGGGCACTCCGCCGGATGGGCGCAATTTCCCACGCCGCAACCGCATAATCAGCGGCCTGTCGCGCGGGGTGCTGGTGGTGGAGGCCGGCGAGCGCAGCGGCGCGCTGATCACCGCCGAGTACGCCCTGGACCAGGGACGCGAGGTGTTCGCAGTCCCCGGGGATGTGGCCCGCGGCCTGAGCCACGGCGCCAACCGCCTGATCAAGCAGGGGGCCACGCTCGTGCAGAGTGTGGATGACATCCTGGAGGAGCTGGGCGGCGCGCCTGTACCGAGCCGTCAGACCGACGGCCAGCCGGAGCTGCCGGGACTCGGCCCCTGCCTGAGCCGCGAGGAGCGCCGGGTGTTCGACTGCCTGGACCGTCAGCCCCAGCACGTGGATGAGTTGGCCGAACGCAGCGGGGTGGAGGTCTCGCAACTGCTGGGGCTGCTCCTGCAGCTCCAGATGAAACGCCTGGTGCGCGAGCATCCGGGCAAGCTCTACAGCCTGGGTTGA
- the hemW gene encoding radical SAM family heme chaperone HemW, which translates to MEESFSLYVHVPFCRGGKCLYCDFYSVPDRVELLDDYLDALGREVEASAGLWPPAGSRVRTVFFGGGTPSLLSGAQVASVLEKAAAVWSLDPETEISLEANPEDVSLEAAAGWRAAGVNRLSVGCQSFADRALAGLGRRHDSAACQAALDRARKAGFERLSADLILGGPGCTESMVIESIDTALALGADHLSIYGYHLEATCPAHAVPDFAECEESIYRAQYLAACESLARAGWLHYEMSNWARDARCTCSHNLAYWTGQPYLGLGPSAHSFQPPDRRFWNKRSLEEYLSYAWSPGAPNPLREGEFLSPRQRLAEHLMLGLRLESGASVALVGQILGRSTAQVLRELDSAGLVRLRDSRVRATREGLLVLDSLVDRILARGEFPLDK; encoded by the coding sequence GTGGAGGAAAGTTTTTCGTTGTATGTCCATGTCCCGTTCTGCCGCGGCGGCAAGTGCCTGTACTGCGATTTCTACTCCGTGCCGGACCGGGTCGAGTTGCTGGATGACTACCTGGACGCCCTGGGCCGCGAGGTCGAGGCCTCGGCCGGGCTCTGGCCACCGGCCGGCAGCCGGGTGCGGACAGTCTTTTTCGGCGGAGGCACGCCCTCGCTGCTGAGCGGGGCGCAGGTGGCTTCCGTGCTGGAGAAAGCCGCCGCAGTCTGGAGCCTTGACCCCGAGACCGAGATCAGCCTGGAGGCTAACCCCGAGGACGTGAGCCTGGAGGCTGCGGCCGGCTGGCGTGCGGCCGGGGTGAACCGTCTCTCTGTCGGCTGCCAGAGTTTCGCTGACCGCGCCCTGGCCGGCCTGGGGCGCCGTCACGACTCCGCCGCCTGCCAGGCGGCGCTCGATCGGGCCCGGAAGGCCGGGTTCGAGCGCCTGAGCGCCGACCTGATCCTGGGCGGGCCGGGCTGCACTGAAAGTATGGTGATCGAATCGATCGACACGGCCCTCGCTCTGGGGGCGGACCATCTGTCGATTTACGGCTACCATCTGGAAGCAACCTGCCCGGCCCACGCCGTCCCTGATTTCGCCGAGTGCGAGGAGTCAATCTACCGCGCCCAGTACCTGGCCGCCTGTGAGAGCCTGGCCCGCGCCGGCTGGCTGCATTACGAAATGTCCAACTGGGCGCGGGATGCGCGCTGCACCTGCAGCCACAACCTGGCCTACTGGACCGGACAGCCCTATCTGGGGCTGGGCCCCTCGGCGCACTCATTCCAGCCGCCCGACCGAAGGTTCTGGAACAAGCGCAGCCTTGAGGAGTACCTGAGTTACGCCTGGAGCCCCGGCGCGCCCAACCCGCTGCGCGAGGGCGAGTTCCTCTCTCCGCGCCAGCGACTGGCCGAGCACCTGATGCTGGGTCTGCGCCTGGAGAGTGGGGCCTCGGTGGCGCTGGTGGGCCAGATCCTGGGGCGCTCTACGGCCCAGGTTCTGCGTGAGCTGGACAGCGCCGGGCTCGTCCGCCTGCGCGACAGCCGCGTGCGGGCCACGCGCGAGGGGCTCCTGGTGCTGGACTCCCTGGTGGACCGGATTCTGGCCCGCGGGGAGTTTCCGCTTGACAAATAG
- the hrcA gene encoding heat-inducible transcriptional repressor HrcA has product MTYENQKAQRDDLTEREAVILEQVIGDYIATAAPVGSRHLSRSGDSGLSAATIRNTMSDLEEKGFLWQPHPSAGRVPTDKAYRFFVDTLARRHKVLPKGLERMLQPLSGDPALERVVQRAAQALSVLTCELGVGIAPLVDEGVLENVDLIRVGAERLMLILTIQHGLVKTIFVEIDSRVSDQRLSGLSGRLRERLAGLPLGEIRRTARERLKDAVEDDADPLNVFVQSADSIFELGEGGGELVLGGAAKLASQPEFSDQVNLRSLIGLTERRDLLLETMKKRAGAEGLRITIGAENELSELSNFTLITDTYRIGRMKGIIGVIGPTRMSYSRVISVVEYTSRLLSKVLES; this is encoded by the coding sequence ATGACTTACGAGAACCAAAAGGCGCAGCGCGATGACCTCACTGAGCGCGAGGCGGTGATCCTCGAGCAGGTGATCGGCGACTACATCGCCACGGCTGCCCCGGTGGGCTCGCGTCACTTGTCGCGCAGCGGCGACAGCGGCCTGAGCGCGGCCACGATCCGCAACACGATGAGCGACCTGGAGGAGAAAGGTTTCCTCTGGCAGCCGCACCCGAGCGCGGGACGGGTCCCCACGGACAAGGCCTACCGCTTTTTCGTGGACACCCTGGCCCGTCGGCACAAGGTCCTGCCCAAGGGCCTGGAACGGATGCTCCAGCCGCTCTCGGGCGACCCGGCCCTGGAGCGGGTGGTCCAGCGCGCGGCCCAGGCGCTAAGCGTGCTGACCTGTGAGCTGGGCGTGGGGATCGCCCCGCTGGTGGATGAGGGCGTGCTGGAGAACGTTGACCTGATCCGGGTGGGGGCGGAGCGTCTGATGCTGATCCTGACCATCCAGCACGGGCTGGTCAAGACCATTTTCGTGGAGATAGACAGCCGGGTGAGCGACCAGCGCCTGAGCGGTCTGTCCGGACGGCTGCGCGAGCGCCTGGCCGGGCTGCCCCTGGGCGAGATTCGCCGCACGGCCCGCGAGCGGCTCAAGGATGCGGTGGAGGATGACGCCGACCCGCTCAACGTGTTCGTCCAGAGTGCGGACAGCATTTTCGAGCTGGGCGAGGGCGGCGGCGAACTGGTCCTGGGCGGGGCGGCCAAGCTGGCCAGCCAGCCCGAGTTCAGCGATCAGGTGAACCTGCGCTCGCTGATCGGCCTGACCGAGAGGCGCGACCTTCTGCTCGAAACCATGAAAAAGCGGGCTGGGGCCGAGGGCCTGCGTATCACCATCGGCGCCGAGAACGAGCTTTCGGAGCTGTCGAATTTCACCCTGATCACCGACACTTACCGTATCGGCCGGATGAAAGGCATAATAGGGGTGATCGGTCCGACCCGGATGAGCTACAGCCGGGTGATCTCGGTGGTCGAGTACACCAGCCGTCTGCTCTCCAAGGTGCTGGAAAGCTGA
- the dnaJ gene encoding molecular chaperone DnaJ, giving the protein MTKRDYYEVLGVGKEATAEEIKKAYRKLAVQFHPDKNPGDKASEEKFKEATEAYEVLRDQEKRAQYDRFGHDGQFARAGGGAGGGFGGYQDFDLSDALNAFMRDFGGFGFGDLFGGGGGQGRGGGRGANRGGDLQVRLRLDLEEVASGVEKTLKINLQQACTDCGGSGSKSGRTSVCPACQGSGQVRNVQRSIFGQFVSVSPCQRCGGTGQVVQDQCDACHGEGRVTRERKIKVKIPAGVNSGNYLTLRGQGNAGLRGGPPGDLIVLIEVEEHESFERHGDDVLYDLPISFSQAALGAEVEIPTLEGKARLSIPHGTQTGKILRMRGKGLPHLNGSGRGDQLVRITVWTPGSLSAKERELFQELSRVESQSPPSAGRGFWNRMKEAFSG; this is encoded by the coding sequence ATGACCAAGCGTGACTACTACGAGGTGCTCGGCGTGGGTAAGGAAGCCACGGCCGAGGAGATAAAGAAAGCCTACCGCAAGCTGGCGGTGCAGTTCCACCCGGACAAGAACCCGGGCGACAAGGCGTCGGAGGAGAAGTTCAAGGAGGCCACCGAGGCCTACGAGGTGCTGCGCGACCAGGAAAAGCGCGCCCAGTACGACCGGTTCGGGCACGATGGGCAGTTCGCCCGCGCGGGCGGCGGAGCCGGAGGCGGGTTCGGCGGGTACCAGGATTTCGACCTGAGCGACGCCCTGAACGCGTTCATGCGCGATTTCGGCGGGTTCGGCTTCGGCGACCTGTTCGGAGGGGGAGGTGGCCAGGGCCGCGGCGGCGGGCGCGGGGCCAACCGCGGCGGCGACCTTCAGGTGCGCCTGCGCCTCGACCTGGAGGAGGTGGCCAGCGGGGTGGAAAAGACACTCAAGATCAACCTCCAGCAGGCCTGCACCGACTGCGGCGGCAGCGGCTCCAAGAGCGGCCGCACCTCTGTCTGCCCGGCCTGCCAGGGCAGCGGTCAGGTTCGCAATGTGCAGCGCTCCATTTTCGGGCAGTTTGTCAGTGTGAGCCCCTGCCAGCGCTGCGGCGGCACGGGCCAGGTGGTCCAGGACCAGTGCGACGCCTGCCACGGCGAGGGCCGTGTGACCCGCGAGCGCAAGATCAAGGTGAAAATTCCGGCCGGGGTGAACAGCGGCAACTACCTCACCTTGCGCGGCCAGGGCAACGCCGGGCTGCGCGGTGGGCCTCCGGGCGACCTGATCGTGCTGATCGAGGTGGAGGAGCACGAGAGTTTCGAGCGGCACGGGGACGATGTCCTGTACGACCTGCCCATCTCGTTCAGCCAGGCTGCCCTGGGCGCCGAGGTGGAGATACCAACTCTGGAGGGCAAGGCCCGGCTCAGTATCCCGCACGGGACACAGACCGGCAAGATACTGCGCATGCGGGGCAAGGGCCTGCCGCACCTGAACGGCTCGGGGCGCGGTGACCAGCTTGTGCGGATCACGGTCTGGACCCCGGGCAGCCTGTCGGCCAAGGAACGCGAGCTGTTCCAGGAACTGAGCCGGGTCGAGAGCCAGAGCCCGCCCTCGGCTGGGCGCGGATTCTGGAACCGGATGAAAGAGGCGTTCAGCGGCTGA
- a CDS encoding 16S rRNA (uracil(1498)-N(3))-methyltransferase, producing the protein MRARKSGEDEQFEELTTTALYVPAENISDGWLEFPDEELHHLTHVLRQGAGSRVQVLDGCGGVWSVLVERREGRLAGRVLEHEQATAPVPAISVALAPGRKERLRWAVEKLAELGAARIIPLLSAQVSFPGDPGRLPERLQPVCVAALKQSRQPFLTRVEPPLGFADFMKTCTAAEVQAVFCHKKTQTRAPIGRNRLGGARELVLVVGPEGGFDSAESGSILSSGLPCLDLGLSTLRFETAALAGFVLLRQMLRGDQGLY; encoded by the coding sequence GTGCGCGCCAGGAAATCCGGTGAGGATGAGCAGTTCGAGGAGCTGACAACCACGGCCCTGTACGTGCCGGCGGAGAATATCAGTGACGGCTGGCTGGAGTTCCCGGACGAGGAATTGCACCATCTGACCCACGTGCTGCGCCAGGGAGCGGGCAGCCGGGTCCAGGTGCTGGACGGCTGCGGTGGGGTTTGGTCCGTGCTCGTGGAGCGCCGCGAGGGCCGTCTGGCCGGACGGGTGCTGGAGCACGAGCAGGCCACCGCGCCCGTACCGGCGATAAGCGTGGCCCTGGCCCCCGGACGCAAGGAACGTCTGCGCTGGGCCGTGGAGAAGCTGGCTGAGCTGGGGGCGGCGCGGATAATCCCGCTTCTCAGCGCTCAGGTCTCGTTCCCCGGCGACCCCGGCCGTCTGCCCGAGCGCCTTCAGCCGGTCTGCGTGGCCGCGCTCAAGCAGTCGCGGCAGCCGTTCCTGACCCGGGTCGAGCCGCCGCTGGGTTTCGCAGATTTTATGAAAACATGCACTGCAGCAGAGGTGCAGGCGGTATTCTGCCATAAAAAAACTCAAACCCGCGCCCCGATAGGCCGAAATAGATTAGGGGGAGCGCGTGAGTTGGTTCTGGTGGTGGGGCCGGAGGGTGGCTTCGACAGCGCCGAGAGCGGGTCGATCCTGTCCAGCGGCTTGCCCTGCCTGGATTTGGGTCTGTCCACATTGCGTTTCGAGACCGCGGCGCTGGCCGGATTCGTTCTGCTGCGGCAGATGTTGCGTGGCGATCAGGGGTTGTACTGA